In a genomic window of Streptomyces pristinaespiralis:
- the nsdA gene encoding transcriptional repressor NsdA — MSGSGADGTNTGKRPNEQLNSWFMRSGWSKGELARQVNRRARQMGAHHISTDTSRVRRWLDGEQPREPIPRILSELFSERFGSVVAVEDLGLRSAHQAPSVSGVDLPWAGDQTVALLSEFSRSDLMLARRGFLGTSLSLAAGAALVEPMQRWLVPTPAGETAQEPPATTRRGGRLSGPELDLLEATTAMFRQWDAQCGGGLRRKAVVGQLHEVTDLLQEPQPPATLRRLFKCAAELAELAGWMSYDVGLQPTAQKYFVLALHASKEAGDKPLGSYVLSSMSRQMIHLGRPDDALELIHLAQYGSRDCATARTQAMLYAMEARAYANMGQPSKCRRAVRMAEDTFADIGFDTEPEPDWIRFFSEAELNGENAHSYRDLAYVAGRSPTYASLAEPIMERAVELFRQDDEHQRSYALNLVGMATVHLLKREPEQATALAGEALKVAKRVRSERVNTRLRKTVDTAARDFGDVAEVVQFTDLLTAQLPETAEAV, encoded by the coding sequence GTGAGCGGCAGCGGCGCAGACGGTACGAACACCGGCAAGCGCCCCAACGAGCAGCTGAACTCCTGGTTCATGCGCAGCGGCTGGTCGAAGGGCGAGCTGGCGCGCCAAGTGAACCGCCGGGCACGGCAGATGGGCGCACACCACATCAGCACGGACACCTCCCGGGTGCGCCGCTGGCTGGACGGCGAACAGCCGCGCGAGCCGATCCCCCGGATCCTCTCCGAGCTCTTCTCCGAGCGCTTCGGCAGCGTCGTCGCCGTGGAGGACCTCGGCCTCCGCTCCGCCCACCAGGCACCCTCCGTGTCCGGCGTCGACCTCCCGTGGGCCGGTGACCAGACCGTCGCGCTGCTCAGCGAGTTCTCCAGAAGCGACCTGATGCTCGCGCGCCGCGGCTTCCTCGGCACCTCGCTCTCGCTCGCCGCGGGGGCCGCCCTCGTCGAACCCATGCAGCGCTGGCTCGTCCCCACCCCGGCCGGGGAGACCGCGCAGGAGCCGCCCGCCACGACCCGCAGGGGCGGCCGGCTGTCGGGACCGGAGCTCGACCTGCTCGAGGCCACCACCGCCATGTTCCGCCAGTGGGACGCCCAGTGCGGCGGCGGCCTGCGCAGGAAGGCCGTCGTCGGCCAGCTCCACGAGGTCACCGACCTGCTTCAGGAGCCCCAGCCTCCCGCCACCCTGCGGCGCCTCTTCAAGTGCGCCGCCGAACTGGCCGAGCTGGCAGGCTGGATGAGCTACGACGTGGGTCTGCAGCCCACCGCGCAGAAGTACTTCGTCCTCGCGCTGCACGCCTCCAAGGAGGCCGGTGACAAGCCGCTCGGCTCGTACGTCCTCTCGTCCATGAGCCGGCAGATGATCCACCTCGGCCGGCCCGACGACGCCCTCGAACTGATCCACCTCGCCCAGTACGGCAGTCGGGACTGCGCCACCGCGCGCACCCAGGCCATGCTGTATGCGATGGAGGCCCGCGCCTACGCCAACATGGGCCAGCCCAGCAAGTGCCGGCGGGCCGTGCGGATGGCGGAGGACACCTTCGCCGACATCGGCTTCGACACCGAGCCCGAGCCCGACTGGATCCGCTTCTTCTCCGAGGCCGAGCTCAACGGCGAGAACGCCCACTCCTACCGCGACCTCGCCTATGTGGCGGGCCGCAGTCCCACCTACGCCTCGCTCGCCGAGCCGATCATGGAACGTGCCGTGGAGCTCTTCCGGCAGGACGACGAGCACCAGCGGTCGTACGCACTCAACCTGGTCGGGATGGCCACGGTCCACCTGCTCAAGAGGGAGCCGGAACAAGCCACCGCCCTGGCCGGCGAGGCGCTGAAGGTCGCCAAGCGGGTCCGCTCCGAGCGGGTCAACACCCGGCTGCGCAAGACCGTCGACACGGCGGCCAGGGACTTCGGCGACGTCGCCGAGGTCGTCCAGTTCACCGACCTGCTCACCGCCCAGCTGCCGGAGACCGCTGAGGCGGTCTGA
- a CDS encoding bifunctional DNA primase/polymerase: MGFTIGGTRGISQIRVGSRRRERATEATAVAEYTGLWGWAVIPGARAVSGRCSCGKERCGAPGAHPLGFALEVPAGATLDEAGKAWADVPGASLLLPVGRSFDILDVAAPAGRRALVRMERMGLPLGPVTVTPDGRCQFFVAPGAAAELPRLLYRMGWDDADLDLRCLGSGDHITAPPSDRGGLGPVRWLRPPSLDTAAAPPEARLLLGTLAYICHRSRS; this comes from the coding sequence ATGGGCTTCACGATCGGCGGCACCCGTGGAATCAGTCAGATCCGGGTCGGCTCGCGGCGCCGCGAGCGCGCGACAGAGGCCACAGCGGTGGCCGAGTACACCGGACTGTGGGGCTGGGCGGTGATTCCCGGCGCCCGGGCCGTGTCGGGCAGGTGCTCCTGCGGCAAGGAGCGGTGCGGGGCGCCGGGAGCGCACCCCCTCGGCTTCGCGCTCGAGGTCCCGGCCGGCGCCACGCTCGACGAGGCCGGCAAGGCCTGGGCGGATGTGCCAGGGGCATCGCTGCTGCTGCCGGTCGGCCGGAGCTTCGACATCCTGGACGTCGCCGCACCGGCGGGCCGCCGTGCCCTGGTGCGCATGGAGCGCATGGGACTGCCGCTCGGCCCGGTGACGGTCACACCGGACGGCCGCTGCCAGTTCTTCGTGGCCCCCGGTGCGGCGGCCGAACTGCCCCGGTTGCTGTACCGGATGGGCTGGGACGACGCCGACCTGGACCTGCGCTGCCTCGGCTCCGGCGACCACATCACAGCGCCGCCGTCCGACCGCGGCGGGCTGGGCCCGGTCCGGTGGCTGCGGCCCCCGTCCCTGGACACGGCGGCGGCCCCGCCGGAGGCCCGGCTGCTGCTCGGCACCCTGGCGTACATCTGCCACCGCAGCCGGTCCTGA
- a CDS encoding ammonium transporter — MPPGISTLAADAPELSAANTGFMLICSALVMLMTPGLAFFYGGMVRVKSTLNMLMMSFISLGIVTILWVLYGFSLAFGTDSGSIIGWSSDYVGLSGIGITELWDGYTIPVYVFAVFQLMFAIITPALISGALADRVKFTAWALFITLWATVVYFPVAHWVWGAGGWLFEMGVIDFAGGTAVHINAGAAALGVILVIGKRVGFKKDPMRPHSLPLVMLGAGLLWFGWFGFNAGSWLGNDDGVGAVMFVNTQVATAAAMLAWLAYEKIRHGAFTTLGAASGAVAGLVAITPSGGAVSPLGAIAVGAIAGLLCAMAVGLKFKFGYDDSLDVVGVHLVGGVIGSLLVGLFATGGVQSDVKGLFYGGGLEQLGKQAIGVFAVLAYSLVVSAILAFILDKTIGMRVDEDVEVSGIDQVEHAETAYDFSGAGGGTGSRKAVPPAVDAVAGAGQNKKVDA, encoded by the coding sequence ATGCCCCCAGGCATCTCGACCCTTGCCGCAGACGCCCCTGAGCTGTCTGCCGCCAACACAGGGTTCATGCTCATCTGTTCCGCCCTGGTGATGCTCATGACCCCGGGACTGGCCTTCTTCTACGGAGGCATGGTCCGGGTCAAGAGCACCCTGAACATGCTGATGATGAGCTTCATCAGCCTCGGGATCGTCACCATCCTCTGGGTGCTGTACGGCTTCAGCCTCGCCTTCGGCACCGACTCCGGTTCGATCATCGGCTGGAGCTCCGACTACGTCGGCCTCAGCGGCATCGGCATCACCGAGCTGTGGGACGGCTACACCATCCCGGTGTACGTCTTCGCCGTCTTCCAGCTGATGTTCGCGATCATCACACCGGCCCTGATCAGCGGTGCCCTCGCGGACCGCGTCAAGTTCACCGCCTGGGCCCTGTTCATCACCCTGTGGGCCACGGTCGTCTACTTCCCGGTCGCACACTGGGTCTGGGGTGCGGGCGGCTGGCTCTTCGAGATGGGCGTCATCGACTTCGCCGGCGGCACGGCGGTCCACATCAACGCCGGTGCCGCGGCCCTCGGCGTGATCCTCGTCATCGGCAAGCGCGTCGGCTTCAAGAAGGACCCGATGCGCCCGCACAGCCTCCCGCTGGTCATGCTCGGCGCCGGTCTCCTGTGGTTCGGATGGTTCGGCTTCAACGCCGGATCGTGGCTCGGCAACGACGACGGCGTCGGCGCGGTGATGTTCGTCAACACCCAGGTCGCCACCGCCGCCGCCATGCTCGCCTGGCTCGCGTACGAGAAGATCCGCCACGGCGCCTTCACCACCCTCGGCGCCGCGTCCGGCGCGGTCGCCGGTCTCGTCGCCATCACCCCGTCCGGCGGCGCGGTCTCCCCGCTCGGCGCGATCGCCGTCGGCGCCATCGCCGGTCTGCTCTGCGCCATGGCCGTCGGCCTGAAGTTCAAGTTCGGCTACGACGACTCCCTGGACGTCGTCGGCGTCCACCTCGTCGGCGGTGTCATCGGATCCCTGCTGGTCGGCCTCTTCGCCACCGGCGGCGTCCAGTCCGATGTCAAGGGCCTCTTCTACGGCGGCGGCCTGGAGCAGCTCGGCAAGCAGGCCATCGGCGTCTTCGCGGTGCTCGCCTACTCCCTCGTCGTCTCCGCGATCCTTGCCTTCATCCTCGACAAGACGATCGGGATGCGCGTGGACGAGGACGTCGAGGTCTCCGGTATCGACCAGGTCGAGCACGCCGAGACCGCGTACGACTTCAGTGGCGCCGGCGGCGGAACCGGCTCCCGCAAGGCCGTACCCCCCGCCGTGGACGCCGTGGCAGGCGCAGGACAGAACAAGAAGGTGGACGCATGA
- a CDS encoding P-II family nitrogen regulator produces MKLITAVVKPHRLDEIKEALQAFGVQGLTVTEASGYGRQRGHTEVYRGAEYTVDLVPKIRIEVLVEDDDAEQLVDVIVKAARTGKIGDGKVWSVPVDTAVRVRTGERGPDAL; encoded by the coding sequence ATGAAGCTCATCACCGCAGTCGTGAAGCCGCACCGGCTGGACGAGATCAAGGAGGCCCTCCAGGCCTTCGGCGTCCAGGGCCTCACGGTCACGGAGGCCAGCGGCTACGGCCGGCAGCGGGGCCACACCGAGGTCTACCGCGGCGCGGAGTACACCGTCGACCTCGTCCCCAAGATCCGCATCGAGGTGCTGGTCGAGGACGACGACGCCGAACAGCTCGTGGACGTGATCGTCAAGGCCGCCCGCACCGGAAAGATCGGCGACGGCAAGGTCTGGAGCGTCCCGGTCGACACGGCGGTCCGGGTCCGCACCGGCGAGCGCGGCCCCGACGCCCTGTAA
- the ftsY gene encoding signal recognition particle-docking protein FtsY, which yields MEIVILAVVIALVAIGAISGLVVSSRKKKQLPPQAPPAAPTITAPPAEPHVGDEAETPREEPRRTIEEVDLPTADEAVETPVAIEDPVVAEAPAPAVEIPEPTAGRLVRLRARLARSQNSLGKGLLTLLSREHLDEDTWEEIEDTLLTADVGVAPTQELVERLRERVKVLGTRTPEQLRTLLREELLLLVGTEFDRAVKTESGLETPAVVMVVGVNGTGKTTTTGKLARVLVADGRSVVLGAADTFRAAAADQLQTWGERVGARTVRGPEAGDPASVAFDSVKEGIAEGADVVLIDTAGRLHTKTGLMDELGKVKRVVEKHGPLDEVLLVLDATTGQNGLVQARVFAEVVDITGIVLTKLDGTAKGGIVVAVQRELGVPVKLVGLGEGPDDLAPFEPEAFVDALIGD from the coding sequence ATGGAAATCGTCATCCTTGCCGTAGTCATCGCCCTGGTCGCGATCGGCGCGATCAGCGGCCTCGTGGTCAGCAGCCGCAAGAAGAAGCAGCTGCCGCCGCAGGCGCCGCCGGCCGCGCCGACCATCACTGCTCCGCCCGCCGAACCGCACGTCGGCGACGAGGCGGAGACGCCGCGGGAGGAACCCCGCCGCACCATCGAGGAGGTCGACCTTCCGACGGCCGACGAAGCCGTCGAAACGCCCGTCGCCATCGAGGACCCGGTCGTCGCCGAGGCGCCCGCGCCCGCCGTCGAGATCCCGGAACCGACCGCCGGCCGGCTCGTCCGGCTCCGTGCCCGTCTCGCCCGTTCACAGAACTCGCTCGGCAAGGGGCTCCTGACGCTCCTGTCGCGCGAGCACCTCGACGAGGACACCTGGGAGGAGATCGAGGACACGCTCCTCACCGCCGATGTCGGCGTCGCCCCCACCCAGGAGCTCGTCGAGCGGCTTCGCGAGCGGGTGAAGGTGCTCGGCACCCGTACTCCCGAGCAGCTGCGCACCCTGCTGCGCGAGGAACTGCTGCTCCTCGTGGGCACCGAATTCGACCGCGCGGTCAAGACCGAGAGCGGTCTCGAGACGCCCGCGGTCGTCATGGTCGTCGGGGTGAACGGCACCGGAAAGACCACCACCACCGGCAAGCTCGCCCGTGTTCTCGTCGCGGACGGCCGCTCGGTCGTGCTGGGCGCCGCGGACACCTTCCGCGCCGCCGCCGCCGATCAGCTGCAGACCTGGGGCGAGCGCGTCGGCGCCCGCACCGTGCGGGGGCCCGAGGCCGGCGACCCGGCCTCGGTCGCCTTCGACTCCGTCAAGGAGGGCATCGCCGAGGGCGCGGACGTCGTGCTCATCGACACCGCCGGCCGGCTGCACACCAAGACGGGCCTGATGGACGAGCTCGGCAAGGTGAAGCGGGTCGTGGAGAAGCACGGCCCGCTGGACGAGGTCCTGCTCGTCCTCGACGCCACCACCGGTCAGAACGGTCTGGTGCAGGCGCGCGTCTTCGCCGAGGTCGTGGACATCACCGGCATCGTGCTGACCAAGCTGGACGGCACCGCCAAGGGCGGCATCGTCGTCGCCGTCCAGCGCGAGCTGGGCGTGCCCGTCAAGCTCGTGGGTCTGGGTGAGGGCCCGGACGATCTCGCCCCGTTCGAGCCCGAGGCGTTCGTCGACGCCCTGATCGGCGACTGA
- a CDS encoding class I SAM-dependent methyltransferase translates to MTPTLVRHRPHKASATSAEAGTRARDWAEIQERMLVPLYEAVYERLEVGTGTRLLALGCGSGLALLIARARGATVTGVDTDSDRLGLARERMDGSPTARLVDGGPGEAGPVHPGYNLITAFQPIGCGTGDAEDLELALKDAVGLAERRSLVVLTGWGPPERCATSGVLRVAGERRRPAHRDALEDIAARAGLNPDGSGRVACPFGYADVDSAVRGLMSTGLYDAAVRERDHAQVEKEIAEALHDHRRPDGTVWMPNVFRYLIARTP, encoded by the coding sequence ATGACACCTACGCTCGTCCGGCACCGACCCCACAAGGCGTCGGCGACCTCTGCGGAAGCCGGCACACGTGCCCGCGACTGGGCCGAGATCCAGGAACGCATGCTCGTGCCGCTCTACGAAGCGGTCTACGAACGCCTCGAGGTGGGCACCGGTACACGGCTGCTGGCCCTGGGTTGCGGCTCCGGCCTCGCCCTGCTGATCGCCAGGGCTCGCGGTGCCACAGTGACGGGCGTCGACACCGACAGTGACCGCCTCGGCCTCGCCCGGGAACGGATGGACGGCAGTCCGACGGCCCGGCTGGTGGACGGCGGACCGGGCGAAGCGGGTCCCGTCCACCCCGGTTACAACCTGATCACCGCTTTTCAGCCGATCGGATGCGGCACGGGGGACGCGGAGGACCTGGAACTGGCGCTGAAGGACGCGGTCGGTCTCGCGGAGCGAAGGTCCCTCGTCGTGCTCACCGGCTGGGGTCCGCCGGAGCGGTGCGCCACGTCCGGGGTGCTGAGGGTGGCCGGGGAACGCCGCCGTCCCGCCCACCGCGACGCCCTGGAGGACATCGCCGCACGCGCGGGCCTGAACCCGGACGGCTCGGGCCGGGTGGCCTGCCCCTTCGGCTACGCGGACGTGGACAGCGCGGTGCGGGGCCTGATGTCGACCGGCCTCTATGACGCCGCCGTGCGCGAGAGGGACCATGCGCAGGTCGAAAAGGAGATCGCGGAGGCGCTTCACGACCACCGGCGGCCGGACGGGACGGTCTGGATGCCCAACGTGTTCCGCTACCTGATCGCCCGGACGCCCTGA
- a CDS encoding [protein-PII] uridylyltransferase: protein MSLDVTNEAEDAGPSGYAAARLLLLTEKERSGPPRRAALAKLTDEWLSALFAAAALEQGVRGAALVAVGGYGRGELSPRSDLDLLLLHDGSASPSAVAAIADRIWYPVWDLGLALDHSVRTPAEARRTAGEDLKVQLGLLDARPVAGDLGLVASLRTAVLADWRNQAPRRLPELDELCRERAARQGELQYLLEPDLKEARGGLRDVTALRAVAASWLADAPREGLAEARRVLLDVRDALHLTTGRATDRLALQEQDQVAAELGLLDADALLRQVYEAARTVSYATDVTWREVGRVLRSRAVRPRLRAMLGGRPPQPERTPLAEGVVELDGEVVLARTARPERDPVLPLRAAAAAAQSGLPISRHAVRRLGQAMTAGPLPVPWPAEAREELVTLLGAGEPTVPVWEALEAEGLITRLVPDWERVRCRPQRNAVHTWTVDRHLVETAVKASELTRHVGRPDLLLVAALLHDIGKGWPGDHSVAGETIARDVAARIGFDRADVGVIATLVRHHLLLIETATRRDLDDPATVASVASVVGSPGTLELLHALTEADALATGPAAWSSWRGSLVADLVGRVAAVLAGDTPAEPDQAAPSAEQERLAIEALRTGEPVLALHAQPEAPAEDGGPEPVGVELLIALPDQPGVLPAVAGVLALHRLTVRAADLRAIELPSEVGDGAVLVLNWRVAAEYGSLPQASRLRADLVRALDGSLDIRGRLAEREAAYPRRRGVKAPPPRVTVAAAGSRLATVIEVRAHDAPGLLHRIGRALEGAAVRVRSAHVSTLGANAVDTLYVTDEAGSPLGDAEAAALAKSVEEALR from the coding sequence GTGAGCCTGGACGTGACCAACGAAGCGGAAGACGCGGGACCCAGCGGCTATGCGGCGGCCCGGCTGCTCCTTCTCACCGAGAAGGAGCGGTCCGGGCCGCCGCGCCGTGCGGCCCTGGCGAAGCTGACCGACGAATGGCTGTCCGCCCTCTTCGCCGCCGCGGCGCTGGAACAGGGCGTCCGGGGCGCGGCCCTGGTCGCCGTCGGCGGCTACGGCCGCGGCGAACTCTCCCCCCGCAGCGACCTCGACCTCCTGCTGCTCCACGACGGCAGCGCCTCCCCGTCCGCCGTCGCCGCGATCGCCGACCGGATCTGGTACCCGGTCTGGGACCTCGGCCTCGCCCTCGACCACTCCGTCCGCACGCCCGCGGAGGCCCGCAGGACCGCGGGCGAGGACCTCAAGGTGCAGCTGGGGCTGCTCGACGCCCGGCCCGTCGCGGGTGACCTCGGGCTGGTCGCGTCGCTGCGTACCGCCGTGCTCGCCGACTGGCGCAACCAGGCGCCGCGGCGGCTGCCCGAGCTGGACGAACTCTGCCGTGAACGTGCCGCCCGGCAGGGCGAGCTCCAGTACCTCCTCGAGCCCGATCTGAAGGAGGCCAGAGGCGGACTGCGCGACGTCACCGCACTGCGCGCGGTGGCCGCCTCATGGCTCGCCGACGCCCCCCGTGAAGGGCTGGCGGAAGCGCGCCGTGTCCTCCTCGACGTCCGCGACGCGCTGCACCTCACCACCGGACGGGCCACCGACCGGCTCGCCCTCCAGGAACAGGACCAGGTCGCGGCTGAGCTCGGCCTCCTCGACGCCGACGCCCTGCTGCGCCAGGTGTACGAGGCCGCGCGGACCGTCTCGTACGCCACCGACGTCACCTGGCGGGAGGTCGGCCGCGTGCTGCGCTCCCGTGCCGTACGGCCGAGGCTCCGGGCGATGCTGGGCGGGCGGCCCCCGCAGCCGGAGCGCACCCCGCTCGCCGAGGGCGTCGTCGAACTCGACGGCGAAGTGGTCCTCGCCCGCACCGCCCGGCCGGAGCGCGACCCGGTCCTCCCGCTCCGTGCCGCGGCCGCCGCGGCCCAGTCGGGCCTGCCGATCTCCCGCCACGCGGTCCGCCGTCTCGGCCAGGCCATGACCGCCGGCCCGCTGCCCGTGCCCTGGCCCGCGGAGGCCCGCGAGGAACTGGTCACGCTGCTCGGCGCGGGGGAGCCGACCGTCCCCGTCTGGGAGGCCCTCGAGGCCGAAGGGCTGATCACCCGGCTCGTCCCCGACTGGGAGCGCGTGCGGTGCCGGCCCCAGCGCAACGCCGTGCACACCTGGACCGTCGACCGGCACCTCGTCGAGACGGCGGTCAAGGCCTCCGAGCTGACCCGGCACGTCGGCCGCCCGGACCTGCTGCTCGTCGCCGCGCTGCTGCACGACATCGGCAAGGGCTGGCCCGGCGACCACTCGGTCGCCGGCGAGACCATCGCCCGTGACGTGGCCGCCCGGATCGGCTTCGACCGCGCCGACGTCGGCGTCATCGCCACCCTCGTCCGCCACCACCTGCTGCTCATCGAGACAGCGACCCGGCGCGACCTCGACGATCCCGCGACGGTCGCCTCCGTCGCCTCCGTCGTCGGTTCGCCCGGAACCCTGGAACTGCTGCACGCGCTCACCGAGGCGGACGCCCTCGCCACCGGCCCGGCCGCCTGGTCCTCCTGGCGCGGTTCCCTCGTGGCCGACCTGGTCGGGCGGGTGGCCGCGGTCCTCGCGGGCGACACTCCTGCCGAGCCGGACCAGGCGGCCCCCAGCGCCGAACAGGAGCGCCTCGCGATCGAGGCCCTGCGCACCGGCGAACCCGTGCTCGCCCTGCACGCCCAGCCGGAGGCCCCGGCCGAGGACGGCGGGCCGGAACCCGTCGGCGTCGAACTGCTCATCGCCCTGCCCGACCAGCCGGGCGTGCTGCCCGCGGTCGCGGGAGTCCTCGCACTGCACCGGCTCACCGTCCGTGCCGCCGACCTCAGGGCGATCGAGCTGCCCAGCGAGGTGGGGGACGGGGCCGTCCTGGTCCTGAACTGGCGGGTCGCCGCCGAGTACGGCTCCCTGCCGCAGGCGTCCCGGCTCCGCGCCGACCTCGTGCGCGCCCTGGACGGCTCACTGGACATCCGCGGCCGCCTCGCGGAGCGCGAGGCCGCCTATCCCCGGCGGCGGGGCGTCAAGGCGCCCCCGCCGCGAGTGACGGTGGCCGCGGCCGGCTCCCGCCTGGCCACGGTCATCGAGGTCCGCGCCCATGACGCCCCGGGCCTGTTGCACAGGATCGGGCGGGCCCTGGAGGGAGCCGCCGTCAGGGTGCGCAGCGCACACGTCTCGACGCTCGGCGCGAACGCCGTGGACACGCTGTACGTGACGGACGAGGCGGGCTCTCCGCTCGGCGACGCGGAGGCGGCGGCCCTGGCGAAGAGCGTCGAGGAGGCGCTGCGGTGA
- the ffh gene encoding signal recognition particle protein, which produces MFDTLSDRLSATFKNLRGKGRLSEADIDGAAREIRIALLEADVALPVVREFIKQVKARSLGSEVSKALNPSQQVIKIVNEELIGILGGETRRLRFAKTPPTVIMLAGLQGAGKTTLAGKLGLWLKSQGHSPLLVACDLQRPNAVNQLSVVAERAGVAVYAPEPGNGVGDPVQVAKDSIEYARTKVHDIVIVDTAGRLGIDQELMQQAADIRDAVSPDEILFVVDAMIGQDAVNTAEAFRDGVGFDGVVLSKLDGDARGGAALSVAHVTGKQIMFASNGEKLDDFDAFHPDRMASRILGMGDMLSLIEKAEQTFSQEEAAKMASKLASSKGKEFTLDDFLAQMEQVRKMGSISKLLGMLPGMAQMKDQINNIDERDVDRTAAIIKSMTPGERQDPTIINGSRRARIAKGSGVEVSAVKGLVERFFEARKMMSRMAQGGGMPGMPGIPGMGGGPGRQKKQQKQAKGKRKSGNPMKRKAEEQAAAERREQAAAQGGAFGLPAGEPGKDFELPDEFKKFMG; this is translated from the coding sequence GTGTTCGATACGCTTTCCGACCGCCTCAGCGCGACTTTCAAGAACCTCAGGGGCAAGGGACGCCTGTCCGAGGCTGACATCGACGGCGCGGCCCGGGAAATCCGTATCGCCCTGCTCGAGGCCGACGTGGCGCTCCCGGTCGTCCGGGAGTTCATCAAGCAGGTCAAGGCCCGCTCCCTGGGATCCGAGGTCTCCAAGGCCCTGAACCCGAGCCAGCAGGTCATCAAGATCGTCAACGAGGAGCTCATCGGCATCCTCGGTGGCGAGACCCGCCGTCTGAGGTTCGCCAAGACCCCGCCGACCGTGATCATGCTCGCCGGTCTCCAGGGTGCCGGTAAGACCACCCTCGCGGGCAAGCTCGGTCTCTGGCTCAAGAGCCAGGGCCACTCGCCCCTGCTCGTCGCCTGTGACCTCCAGCGCCCCAACGCCGTCAACCAGCTCTCGGTCGTCGCGGAGCGGGCCGGTGTCGCCGTCTACGCGCCCGAGCCCGGCAACGGCGTCGGTGACCCCGTCCAGGTCGCGAAGGACTCCATCGAGTACGCGCGGACCAAGGTCCACGACATCGTCATCGTCGACACCGCCGGCCGTCTCGGTATCGACCAGGAGCTGATGCAGCAGGCCGCGGACATCCGCGACGCCGTCAGCCCCGACGAGATCCTCTTCGTCGTCGACGCCATGATCGGTCAGGACGCCGTCAACACCGCGGAGGCCTTCCGCGACGGCGTCGGCTTCGACGGCGTGGTCCTGTCGAAGCTGGACGGTGACGCCCGAGGCGGTGCCGCGCTCTCCGTCGCGCACGTCACCGGCAAGCAGATCATGTTCGCCTCCAATGGCGAGAAGCTGGACGACTTCGACGCGTTCCACCCGGACCGCATGGCGTCCCGCATCCTCGGTATGGGCGACATGCTCTCGCTGATCGAGAAGGCCGAGCAGACCTTCAGCCAGGAAGAGGCCGCCAAGATGGCCTCCAAGCTGGCGAGCAGCAAGGGCAAGGAGTTCACGCTCGACGACTTCCTGGCCCAGATGGAACAGGTCCGGAAGATGGGCAGCATCAGCAAGCTGCTCGGCATGCTGCCCGGTATGGCGCAGATGAAGGACCAGATCAACAACATCGACGAGCGTGACGTGGACCGTACGGCCGCGATCATCAAGTCGATGACTCCGGGTGAGCGCCAGGACCCGACGATCATCAACGGCTCCCGCCGCGCACGTATCGCCAAGGGTTCCGGCGTCGAGGTCAGCGCGGTCAAGGGCCTGGTGGAGCGGTTCTTCGAGGCGCGCAAGATGATGTCGCGGATGGCTCAGGGCGGCGGCATGCCCGGTATGCCGGGGATCCCCGGCATGGGTGGCGGCCCCGGCCGCCAGAAGAAGCAGCAGAAGCAGGCCAAGGGCAAGCGCAAGAGCGGCAACCCGATGAAGCGCAAGGCCGAGGAGCAGGCGGCCGCGGAGCGGCGCGAGCAGGCGGCGGCGCAGGGCGGCGCCTTCGGACTGCCGGCCGGCGAGCCGGGCAAGGACTTCGAGCTGCCCGACGAGTTCAAGAAGTTCATGGGCTGA